A region of Diospyros lotus cultivar Yz01 chromosome 3, ASM1463336v1, whole genome shotgun sequence DNA encodes the following proteins:
- the LOC127798160 gene encoding two-component response regulator-like APRR9: protein MGEVVVLSGECEDAMELEEKQRSEAAPETEKNEEEEEERPASVVRWEKFLPRMVLRVLLVESDYATRQIIALLLRKCNYRVAAVSDGLKAWEILKEKPRNIDLILAEVDLPSISGFALLTLTMEHEICKNIPVIMMSKHDSVSMVYKCMLRGAADFLVKPVRKNELRNLWQHVWRRQASASGGHGPQDGSVAQQKVEATAENNAASNHSSGSMACIQRNRECIEKGTDAQSSCTKPDLEADKGCTENVQDLSQPEASVSDKKMQKHEECVVSSRNLLMYDCEDSELMVATCKDTETMAQLVDVATESERQHANIISEACDKKPENPAREAIDLIGAFDNYPKCIYIACDSHNGTKKVGSSSLLDLSLRRSHPSSSINQVSDERPTLNHSDASAFSRYIKKALQPLHSSANNEQKDHGTNSGKQLSNHTLNCNSDTHCLPPNSDKHMLSLASGHSGQANVAFPCPQQTVLPIPIPTGGIGSLSTAYDSPPIFCTPSDASPMQSPGSVRPQEPYFPSNLETRNSDQFQNSIDQHTNNYTNQTEHKQRHKLESSEDKPHFSSANDQSATSSFCNVTASHFNTIGCGGNGNFDQVPLVRAAAEAGNEEGFSIIDRNCHRSVQREAALTKFRLKRKDRCYEKKVRYESRKKLAEQRPRMKGQFVRQMHAEAVAVENESLCGNQ, encoded by the exons ATGGGTGAAGTAGTAGTGTTGAGCGGCGAATGTGAAGATGCGATGGAATTGGAGGAGAAGCAGAGGAGTGAGGCAGCGCCGGAGACGGAGAAGaatgaggaagaggaagaagaaaggccgGCTTCCGTGGTGCGCTGGGAGAAGTTCTTGCCGCGGATGGTTCTCAGAGTGTTGCTGGTCGAATCCGATTACGCAACTCGGCAGATTATCGCCTTGCTTCTCAGGAAATGCAACTACAGAG TTGCTGCTGTTTCTGATGGTTTAAAGGCATGGGAGATACTGAAGGAAAAACCTCGTAACATAGATCTCATACTGGCAGAAGTTGACTTGCCATCAATCTCTGGATTTGCTCTTCTTACCTTGACTATGGAGCATGAGATCTGCAAAAACATACCTGTTATAA TGATGTCCAAACATGATTCTGTTAGCATGGTTTACAAATGCATGTTAAGAGGTGCTGCAGACTTTCTTGTCAAGCCTGTGCGGAAGAATGAGCTGAGGAACTTGTGGCAGCATGTTTGGAGGAGACAAGCT TCAGCTAGTGGCGGACATGGCCCCCAAGATGGGAGTGTTGCACAACAAAAGGTTGAAGCCACAGCTGAAAACAATGCTGCTAGCAACCATTCAAGTGGTTCCATGGCCTGTATTCAAAGAAACAGGGAATGTATTGAGAAAGGCACTGATGCTCAG AGTTCTTGTACAAAACCTGATTTGGAAGCAGACAAGGGATGTACAGAAAATGTGCAGGACCTCTCCCAACCCGAAGCTTCAGTAAGTGACAAGAAAATGCAGAAGCATGAAGAATGTGTTGTGTCGAGTAGGAACCTGCTGATGTATGACTGTGAAGATAGCG AATTGATGGTGGCTACCTGCAAAGACACTGAGACAATGGCTCAGTTAGTGGATGTGGCAACTGAAAGTGAGAGGCAGCATGCTAACATCATCAGTGAAGCTTGTGATAAGAAACCTGAGAACCCTGCTAGGGAAGCTATTGATCTAATAGGAGCATTTGATAATTACCCAAAATGCATTTATATAGCCTGTGATTCACATAATGGTACAAAGAAAGTTGGTTCTTCATCACTATTGGATCTTTCCTTGAGAAGATCTCATCCAAGCAGCTCTATAAATCAAGTCAGCGATGAAAGGCCTACATTGAATCACTCTGATGCATCTGCCTTTTCCCG GTACATTAAGAAGGCTTTGCAACCCCTGCATTCTTCTGCAAACAATGAACAGAAAGATCATGGGACTAATTCTGGCAAACAATTGTCCAATCACACTCTTAATTGTAATTCTGATACACATTGTTTGCCTCCAAACTCAGACAAACATATGCTCTCTCTGGCCTCTGGTCATTCTGGACAAGCTAATGTTGCTTTTCCTTGCCCACAACAGACTGTGCTCCCCATCCCAATTCCAACAGGAGGTATCGGCAGTCTAAGCACTGCCTATGATTCTCCACCAATATTTTGTACACCATCAGATGCATCACCTATGCAGAGTCCTGGTTCAGTTCGCCCTCAGGAACCATACTTTCCATCCAATCTAGAAACCAGAAATTCTGACCAATTTCAAAACTCGATTGATCAGCACACCAACAATTACACAAACCAAACTGAGCACAAACAGAGGCACAAGTTGGAATCCTCAGAGGACAAACCACATTTTTCTTCAGCCAATGATCAGAGTGCTACTAGCAGTTTCTGTAATGTTACTGCGAGTCATTTTAATACCATTGGTTGTGGAGGCAATGGCAATTTTGATCAGGTTCCACTTGTTAGGGCTGCTGCAGAGGCTGGGAATGAAGAAGGTTTCTCTATTATTGATAGAAACTGCCATCGATCTGTCCAGAGAGAAGCAGCTCTAACCAAATTCCGCTTGAAGCGGAAGGACAGATGCTATGAGAAGAAg GTGCGGTATGAAAGCAGGAAAAAACTGGCGGAGCAGCGTCCTCGAATGAAAGGCCAGTTCGTTCGTCAAATGCATGCCGAGGCAGTTGCTGTAGAAAATGAGAGCCTGTGTGGCAATCAGTAG